Proteins from a single region of Xenopus laevis strain J_2021 chromosome 9_10S, Xenopus_laevis_v10.1, whole genome shotgun sequence:
- the tekt3.S gene encoding uncharacterized protein LOC496239 (The RefSeq protein has 2 substitutions, 1 non-frameshifting indel compared to this genomic sequence) yields MEILGSTLTSTYGRHRPTPTNFLPAISTMSASYKNRFPHYTMTLPWRPSTYYKVASASPSLAPLSKSAPGLNPAQIQSFSSNRTALFSRYTPDDWYKSNQSNFRESESSRRSAERLRVDTSRLIQERDQKTRKIQNETSKDLGERVNDISFWKSEIIHEIDQMIGETNALSEMKRRLERALMETEGPLQVAQECLYHREKRMSIDLVHDDVEKQLLQEVDCIKSCQEKMRRHLQKITAQLAANRGAQHELERDISDKQTALRIDDKCQNLRNSSDGIGYYRGVDRIDATVSIPETWAKFSDDNILRSQSERTASAKLREDAETILASTSNGMWSQFNTVNVNFTNRISETADAKNKLQNHLAKTLQEIFQTEMTIEALKKAIKDKSAPMKVAQTRLDERTRRPNVELCRDTVQIRLMQEVQEIDDTIQALQLRLRDAEDTLQMLVHTKSNLEHDLAIKANSLFIDQEKCMGMRKSFPSTPRLVGYA; encoded by the exons ATGGAAATTTTAGGCTCAACTCTAACGTCAACCTATGGCCGCCACAGGCCTACTCCTACCAATTTTCTGCCAGCCATCTCAACAATGTCCGCAAGCTATAAGAACCGCTTCCCTCACTATACAATGAGCCACAGTTTGACTCTTCCTTGGAGACCAAGTACATACTACAAAGTAGCATCTGCAAGTCCATCGCTAGCTCCACTTTCAAAAAGTGCACCAGGGTTAAACCCAGCCCAGATCCAGTCCTTTTCATCCAACAGAACAGCACTTTTCAATAGGTACACTCCAGATGACTGGTATAAATCCAATCAGTCGAATTTCAGGGAATCAGAATCTTCCAGACGTAGCGCAGAGAGACTTCGGGTAGACACAAGTCGACTTATTCAAGAAAGGGATCAGAAGACAAGGAAGATCCAAAATGAAACCAGTAAAGATCTGGGGGAGCGGGTCAATGACATTTCATTCTGGAAATCAGAAATAATTCACGAGATCGACCAGATGATCGGGGAGACTAATGCTCTTTCAGAAATGAAGAGGCGATTGGAAAGGGCACTGATAGAAACAGAAGGGCCATTGCAG GTTGCTCAGGAATGTTTGTACCACCGGGAGAAACGGATGTCCATTGACCTGGTACATGATGATGTTGAGAAACAGCTATTACAG GAGGTGGACTGCATCAAATCCTGCCAGGAAAAGATGAGACGGCACCTGCAGAAAATCACTGCTCAGCTTGC TGCTAACAGAGGCGCTCAACATGAGTTAGAGCGGGACATCAGTGATAAGCAGACAGCTCTACGTATAGATGACAAATGTCAGAACCTAAGGAATTCCTCGGATGGCATTGGCTACTACCGAGGAGTAGATCGTATAGATGCAAC GGTTTCTATCCCTGAAACCTGGGCCAAGTTTAGCGATGATAACATCCTGAGATCGCAGAGCGAACGAACGGCATCAGCCAAGCTGAGGGAGGACGCCGAGACCATCTTGGCTTCCACCTCTAATGGCATGTGGAGTCAGTTCAACACAGTCAACGTCAATTTCACTAACCGCATCTCTGAAACCGCTGATGCCAAGAACAAGCTTCAAAATCACTTGGCCAAG ACACTCCAGGAAATCTTCCAGACAGAGATGACTATAGAAGCCCTTAAAAAAGCCATCAAGGACAAAAGCGCTCCGATGAAAGTGGCCCAGACTCGTTTAGATGAGCGCACAAGACGCCCCAACGTGGAATTGTGTCGAGATACTGTCCAAATACG GCTGATGCAGGAGGTGCAGGAGATAGATGACACCATCCAGGCCTTGCAGCTACGTCTCCGAGATGCAGAAGATACCTTGCAGAtgttggtccatacaaaatccaaCCTGGAACATGACCTAGCCATCAAGGCTAACAGTCTATTTATTGATCAGGAGAAATGTATGGGCATGAGGAAAAGTTTCCCTAGCACGCCCAGGCTAGTGGGCTACGCATAA